The DNA window CAGCGCCGTCCGCAAGCCGACACGCAGCCCTTCACGGGCCAGGCGGACCACGTTGTTGTGGAACACGCCAGCCGCGACCGTCAGGTACTTCTCCAGGCTGCCCGACGCGCAGATGATCTGCCCCTCTTCCGTGACGACCACCGACTTCGGCGCGAACTCGTCGAGGACGATGCGCTGCATGATCAGGTAGGTGTCCGCCTCGGTGGGTGTGGGGACGTTGGGAGGACGCGCCGAGGTCGGCGCCGTGTCCCGCTCGACGATGAGGCCGGGCGCGTTGATCGCCGTCGGGAGCCGCTGCGAGATGCGGTGCCGCGCGTCGACCGGTCGGAACAGCTCGCGGTGCGTGTTGATGCCCTCCGAGGGGCCCAGGAAGAGAAACCCTCCTGGCCGCAGCGCGTAATGGAAAAGCGGGATCAGCTTCCGCTGGAGGTGCTCACCCAGGTAGATGAGCAGATTGCGGCACGAGATGAGATCGAGCTTCGAGAAGGGCGGATCATTGATCAGGTTGTGTGCGGAGAAGAGGCAGAGATCTCGGATCTCCTTCGCGATGTGATAGTGCTGCCCTTTCTTCACGAAGAACCGGCGCAGCCGCTCAGGCGACAGCTCGTCGGCGATCCCCAGCGGATAGATGCCCTGACGCGCGGTCGAGATCGCATGCTCATCGATGTCCGTGGCGAAGATCTGGATCTCGGACGGCGGCGCCACCCGATCCAGGTGCTCGCAGATGAGCATGGCCATCGTGTAGGCCTCTTCTCCTGTGGCGCAGCCCGGCACCCAGATCCTCACCGGGGTGTCCGGCGGGCGCTCCTCGAAGATGCGCGGGAGCACACTGCGCGCGAGGACGTCGAACGCCTCAGGGTCTCGGAAGAATGCGGTGACGCCGATGAGCATGTCCTTGAAGAGCTGCTGGATCTCGTGGGGATCGGCGCGAAGGCGCTCCAGGTACTCACGCGCTGAATTGAGCCGCAGGACCTGGACACGCCGGAGCGTGCGACGGATCAGCGTGCTGTTCTTGTAGTGCCGGAAATTGTGGCCGGTAGCCTGGAACAGGATCTCACAGACAGTGGGGAGCGCGGCTTCCACCTGGTCCCGGAGCTGCTCGTCGCTGTGGCCCTCGCAGGCCTCGCGCAGGTGACGCGCGTAAGCAACCAGCTCGGCGGCCAGCTCGGCGGGAGGGAGCACGCGATCGACGGCGCCCGTGGCCAGAGCGCTCTGCGGCATCCCATCATGCCGAGCGGTGGCGGGATCTTGCACGAGCGTCATCCCGCCTGCCTCGCTCACCGCCTTGAGCCCGAGGGCGCCGTCGCTGCCCGATCCCGAAAGGATCACCGCCACCGCGCGCTCGCGCTGATCGCGCGCCAGGGAGTAGAAGAACTGGTCGATCGCTGCCCGCTGCGCGTCGGGTCGGTCCGTGGGCGCGAGCCGCAGCACGCCGTCCTCGAGCGCCACGCTGGTGTGCTCCGGGACCGAGTAGATGCAGTCCGCCTCGACGAGCGTCCCATCGGCCGCCTCCACCACCGGGACGCGTATGGCCTCGGAGAGGTCGTGCAGCAGGTTCGGTGCCGCGTGATCGACGTCCGTTTGCGGGTCGGGATGGACCAGGAGGATGACGGCTGTCCCGCTACCAGCAGGCACACCACCGAGGAAGGCGTGCAGGTCCTGCCTCTCGTTCGCAGAAGTACCGAGTCCCACCACGAGCGGACGATCCGCTCTCCGGCGTGCAGGCGAGCTGCACTCGGCCTTCCTCGTCAGGTCCGACATCCGGTCTCTGTACAACAGATCGGGGCGGGCGGAGCCTCAGGGGGGGCCTGGATTCCTATGAGCCGCCAGGATGTTCGCGGGCTGGGTGCTCTCGGGAGGTTCCCGAGTGTCTCCATTCGACGGATCAGGACGCAGAGCTGCGAGAGGGACCCCCGCGGGAGGATGACAATCCAGGCGCTCCACCCACGAGCGCCGTCGCCACGCGCGCGACCTCACGCACCGGGCAGCCGATCCATCGCGCGAGGGACGCTGGTGTCGGGCTGTCGGCTCCCGCCGTGAGCGCCTGGTAGATGCGCTCGGCGACGTCGGCGCGAAGGGCGCGCGAGCCGAACAGGGGATACCCCAGGGCCATGAACGCCTGAGCGTCGGCGCCGGGTGGCGTGGGCAGGGAGACCGTGCCCGGATGGGGGCAGGGAGGGCGAGCGCGACCTTCGAACCAGGCTCCGCACAGCGCGGCCCGTCGTTCCACGGCCCACGGCCGTAGCAGCGCAGGAGCATACAGGAGCTGCTCCCCCAGCATCACCCCGAGCTTCCCCAAAATCTCGCGATCACGCTCGGTGAGATCCGTGAGTTGCTCCGTGGCGTGCGTGACCAGCGCCGTGCCCAGCCCTTGCTCGAGCTGGTAGAGGATCCCGCGACCCGCCGCCTCCAGCTCGCGTGCCGCGGGAGCGCGCAGCGGCGCGAGCAGCTCCTCCACCAGATCGCGCGCACACGCCAGCAGGCGTCGCAGCAGCCGTGCCCGCATTCCGGGTCCGAGCTCGTCGAGACCGGTCAGCCGCACCTCCGGCAGGAGCAGCCCCGTCCCGCGCACGAGCTGTCCGAGCGGTCGCGCCGTCGCGCCTTCGGGAGCGCTGGCCCGGGCTCCCAGCTCCACGGCGATCCTGCCTCGTGCGTCGAGCTTGAAGTGCTCGGGCGGCGCCGCGATCACCGCCTCGAGCCAGCCCTCCAGCGAGCTGTCCGGCGGCGGCTCCGCCTGCGGGGAGAGCGCCACCCGCATCGCGGCGAGCCTCGCGAAGGGGTGGGACGAGGCCACGAGACCAGGCTCTGCCTCCCGCTCACCCCGTGACGCCGACGTCGCCCGCCCTCCTCCTGGGCTGGAGCGCGTCCCTGGCCTGCGGTTCCCTCGCTCCACGAAGCGCTGCACCAGGCGCTCGTGCAGCGCATCGCTCAGCTGATCTTCGATCTCCCGCGTTCGCGCTTGCCACCCCGCGGCGTCCTCCACCCAGCCTCCCTGATGCGCGATGTACGTGAAGGTCCTGATCGAGGCGATGCGCGTGAGCAGCGTGTCGATGTCCCCCGCGCCCACGTCGAGCTCGCTGATGCGGGCGTTCATCCAGTCGGGATCGAGGCGCCCGCGCGGCCCTGTGAGCTGCTGATACAGCTCCCGGAGCAGCGCGATGTGCGACTCGAAGAGCAGCTTGCGGAAGTCCGGAACACGGCACACCTCCCACAAGAGCCCCACGGCCTCGCTCCCCCGAGCCCGCCCCCTGATCTCCGGATCCTCGACCATCTTCCGCAGCGCGGCCGCGTCCTCCGCGTCTCCTGCCAGCTCGAGCCACCGCGACCGTGGCCGGTCCGTGAGTGACGCCAGCAGCGCCTCGATCGAGCCGAGTTCCAGGTCTGCGTTGCGCCAGCGCAGGCGCCTCAGCGGTGGAAAGCGGTGCGTCTCGATCGCCGCCATGACCTGGGGGCCCATGTCCACGGGGGCCACGGCCCCGAAGGTTCCATCGGTGTGGTAGCGGCCTGCACGCCCTGCGATCTGCGCCATCTCTGCCAGCTCCAGGGGTCGCACCTCGCGTCCGTCGAACTTGCGGAGCGAGGTGAACGCGACGTGATGCACGTCCAGGTTCAGCCCCATCCCGATCGCATCGGTTGCCACCAGGTAATCCACTTCCCCTGCCTGAAAGAGCGCGACCTGTGCATTGCGGGTACGCGGCGAGAGCGCACCCAGCACCACCGCCGCCCCACCGCGCAGCGCGCGCAGGCGTTCCGCCGTCTCGTAGACCTCTTGCATGGAGAAGGCCACCACCGCGCTGCGCGGCGGCAAGCGCGAGAGCTTCGTGGTCCCCGTCCCCGTGAGCCGCGAGAGCCGCGGATGCTCCTGGATCTTCGCCGCTGGCAAGAGCTCCGTCATGGCGGCGCGCATCGTGTCCGCCCCCATGAACCAGGTCTCCCGCAGCCCTCGGGCGTGCAGAAGCCGCTCGGTGAAGACGTGCCCTCGCTGATCGTGCGACGCGAGCTGGATCTCGTCGACCGCCAGGAAGTCGACCTCCAGGTCGGTGGGCATGGCCTCGACGGTGCAGACCCAGTAGCTCGGGTTGCGCGGGACGCGCTTCTCCTCGCCCGTCACGAGCGCGACCCGGGACTCGCCGAGCCGGGCTGTGATCTTGTCGTACACCTCGCGCGCGAGCAGCCTGAGGGGCAGGCCGATCATGCCCGTGTCGTAGCCGAGCATGCGCTCGATCGCGCGGTGGGTCTTGCCGGTGTTGGTCGGCCCCAGCAAGGCAGTGACGGGAGAGGCGTCAGGCATGGTGGGGCTGCGACAAGGTAGTCCATGGGGATCGTGGGGGCGAGGGAGAGTGAGGCAGGGCCGCGCAGCGAGCGGCTGCGCGACGAGGAGGCAAGGCGGACGGCGAAGAGGCGCGCGGGGGTCGAGCGGCGGGAGGATCTCTGCCGCGTGCCTCGCAGGAGGGCGACGGTCGAGGCGGAGGATCTCTGCCGCCCACGTCAGGCAGCCCGTCGGGGAGAGAGAGGTCTGGGGGGCGGTGTGGCCGGGCGTTCTGCGCTGTGGCGTGCCTGCCCGCTGTCCCGCCCCAGTTCACCGCAGCCCCTCCACCCCCCGCGCCTGCCTCTCACTCGTGACGGAGGGCCTCGATGGGGTTGAGCTGGGCGGCTTTTCGCGCGGGCAGGTACCCGAAGGCGATCCCGATGGCTGCCGAGAAGCTCACGGCGAGCACCACGATCCCCGGGGACACCACGAAGGGCAAGCTCAGCGCCCGCGTCGCCGCGAACGACCCCCCGAGCCCCAGCGCCACGCCGATCGAGCCACCCAGCAGCGACAGCACCACCGCCTCGACGAGGAACTGCAACAGCACCTCGTTCGCCCTCGCCCCGATGGCCAGCCGGATCCCGATCTCGCGCGTCCGCTCGGTCACGGACACCAGCATGATGTTCATGATCCCGATCCCGCCCACCAGCAGGCTCACGCCGGCGATGGCGCCGAGCAGCGCCGTCAAGGTGCCCGTCACGCTCGTCAGCGCCTGGCTCAGCTCCTTCATGTCCATCACCGAGAAGTCGGCGTCCTTCCCGGGCGCGACGCGGCGGCGCTCGCGCATCAGCCCCTCGATCTGCGTCTTCGCGCGCGTGGTGGAGCGATCGTTCTTCGCGCTCACCACGATCGAACTCACGTCGTTGTTGCCCGCGATGCGCCGCTGGTACGCGGTCAAGGGCATCACGATCAGATCGTCCTGATCTTGCCCGAAGGTCGACTGACCCTTGGATGCGATCGTCCCGACCACCGTGCACGAGAGCTGGCCCAGCCGGATCGACGTCCCGAGCGCGTCGTGGCTCCCGAACAGCTCCTTCCGCACCGTCTCGCCGAGCACGCACGTGGGCGCCGCGCCTTGCAGCTCCGCGCCCGTGAAGGCGCGGCCGGTCGCGATGTTCAGGCCACGGATCTCGAAGAAGGCCTCGGTCGAGCCGTAGACGGTGGTGTTGTAGTTCTTGTTGCCGTAGACGGCGAGCGTCATCCCGGCGGCGGTCGGAGCCACCGCCTTCACCGCGTTCGCCTCGCGGCTGATGGCGTCGGCGTCGCTGCGCTGGAAGGGTTTGGCAGCGCTGCTCGCGGGGCCGCGGCGCATGGCGCCGGGCATCACCGTGAGCATGTTGTTGCCCATCTTCGACACGTCGCTCGTCACCTGCGCCGTCGCACCGGAGCCAACGGTCACCATCATGATGACCGCGCCCACGCCGATGACGACGCCCAGCCCGGTGAGGATGGACCGCATCTTGTGACGGCGGATCTCCCGCAGCGCCATGATGATCGTCGCCCACCACATCAGCGGTACACCTCCGCGCGCGCGCCGGGTTCGTCCCGCTCCACGAGCCCGTCGCGGAAGGACACGATCCTCGAAGCGTACGCCGCCATGTCGGGCTCGTGGGTCACCATCACCACGGTGATCCCGCGGGACTGGTTCAGCTCGATGAGCAGCCGCATGATCTCCTCCTTCCGCGCCGTGTCCAGGTTGCCGGTGGGCTCGTCCGCGAGCAGCATCGCGGGGTTGGTCACGATCGCCCGCGCGATGGCCACGCGCTGCTGCTGCCCTCCGGACAGCTCCGCCGGCGTGTGCCCCTCGCGCCCCGTGAGCCCCACGTCGGCCAGCGCCTTCAGCGCCTTCGCCCGCCGCTCGCCCGCGGGGACCCGCCGGTACACCAGCGGCAGCTCCACGTTCTCCGCCGCGGTCGTGCGCGACAGCAGGTTGAAGCCCTGGAACACGAACCCCAGGTAGTGCCGCCGCAGCAGCGCGAGCTGATCGAGCGACAGCGTGCTCACCTCCACCCCCCGGAACCGGTGCGAGCCCGACGTCGGCCGATCCAGGCAGCCCAGGATGTTCATGCAGGTCGACTTGCCCGACCCGCTCGGCCCCATCACGGCCACGAACTCCCCCTCCTGGATCTTCAGGCTCACCCCGGCGAGCGCGCGCACCTCGGCGTCACCGCGCCCGTAGATGCGCTTCACGTCGGTCAGCTCGATCAGCGGGTTCATGGCGCCGAGGTCTCCGCGAGATCGGTCAGCACCCGCGTCCCGGGCTGCACCGCGGCGCTGGTGATCTCCGTGCGCTGCCCGTCCGTCGAGCCCACCGTGACCGGCTTCGGCGTCGGCTGATCGTTCTCCAGCACCCACACCCGCGGACCCTCGATCGTCGGCCCCGCGAGCTTCATTCCTCCTCCAGGAGGCCCACCAGGACCCCCGGGCCCTCCCGGCGTCGGCGGCGCGAAGCGCAGCGCCGCGTTCGGCACCAGCATCACATCCTTGCGGGCCTCGGTCGTCACCGTCGCCGTCGCCGTCATCCCGGGCCGCAACAGCAGCGCCGTGTTGTCGACGGCCAGCACCGCCTCGTACGACACCACGCCCGCGTCCGACTTCGGCTCGTTGCGCAGCGAGAGCACCTTCGAGGCGAACGTCTTCCCGGGGTACGCGTCGACCGTGAACGTCGCCTCTTGCCCCTCGCGCACCTGCCCCACGTCGGCCTCGTCCACGTACACGTGCAGCCGCATCCGCGTCAGATCCTCGGCCAGCTTGAACAGCACCGGCGTCTGGAACCCCGCCGTCACCGTCTGCCCGACCTCGATCTGCCGCGACAGCACGACCCCCTTGAACGGCGACAGGATCTTCGCCCGATCGAGCTTCGTCCGCGCATTCTTCATCTGCGCCCGCGCCAGGGTCGCGTCGGCGTTCGCGCCAGCGAGCGCGGCCTCGGCCCGCGCCGCCGTCGCCCGCAGCGTGATCAGGTCCTGCTTCGAGATCAGCCCCTCCGCAGCCTGCGCCTCCCCCTGCGCCAGCTTCGCCCGCGCCTCCTCCAGCGTGGCCTTCACCTGGAGCAGGTTCGCCCCGGCCGACGCCACCCGCGCCGACGACTCGTCGACCGTCGCCTGGAACGGCTCCGGATCGATCTCCGCGAGGAGCTGCCCGGGCTCCACCTGATCGTTGAAGTCCACGAGCACCTTGAGCACCCGCCCCGACACCTCGGCGCCCACGTCGACGGTGTTCAGCCCCTCCAGCGTCCCCGTCGCGGTCACCGTCACCGCGAGATCGCCCCGCACCACCTCCGCGTCCTCGTAGCGAGGTTGCGCCGCGTCCAGACGCCGCTGCTTGAGCCACCGACCGATCCCGACGATCGCCAGCACCACCACCGCGAGGACGATGACCCGCTTGACCCACCGCCGCCGCGGCCGCTCCGGCAACCCCAGGGTCTTCAGGACCTCCGGATCTCCCTGCGGCGGCTCCGTGTGCTGCTTCGTCGAGGGCCTCTCCGGTTGCGCCGTGGCTCGTGTCATCGCTGCGGAAGATAAGGCGTTCCGCAGCGCCTGGGCTTGAAAGGCATGTTTATGATTGTTGCGTAGTGTTAAGCCGCACGGCCGGAAGCGGGGGACGGCCCCTCAGCCGAGGGCCTTCAGCCCGTAGACATCCACATCCACCCCCGGGCTGTAGAGCGCGTGCGGGGTCCCTTCCGGCGCAGGGAGCCCCGTCGCCAGCACCATCGTCTCCCGCAGCTCGTGCACCTCGGCGCGGTGGAGCGGGTAGGGGTGGTGGTGCACCTGCCCGGTGTACAGCTTGCCGTCGCCCCCGTCGGCGTAGAGCAGGTACCGCTCGGCCAGGAAGTGCTCGAAGCTCCCTGGCACCGAGGCGCCGAGCGGCTCGCCGATGGTGTAGCGCGCCTCGAACTCGGCCGGGCGTTCGGTGGGCCACCGACGGCGGCTCTTGTAGTAGACCCGACGATCCGCCGTCCGCAGCTCCATGTCCGCGTAGAAGTAGGGCAGGTGCCAGCCACTGCGCGCGATGAGCACCGCGAGAAGCTTCGCGGCGTCGAGGCTGAAGAACCAGACCCCTGGATCGCGGCCCTCGTGGTGAACGTACGTCCGCACGTTCAGCTCGTGGAAATGAGAGATCCCTGGCACCGCGGGGGACCACCAGGGGCTGACGTTGCGCATGGTAAAAGGGACGACGCCCACGTAAGCGCGTCCCTCGTACGTGTCGATCGAGAGCGCGGGAGGCAGCAGCGGCCGCAGCGCCTCCATGGACACCTGCCAGTGCAGGAAGAGCAGGCTGCGCCATGCCTGAAATCCCGCGGGTCGACCCGCGGGCCGTAGCGCCTGGGAAATCCGATCCATGGCGCAGGATACACCGCACGCTCCGCCACGGCGCACGACCACCTGGGCACCCGGGCCGCTGCGCACCTCGCGCGGGCCTTGACGCGCTGTGCGGATCGCTCGATGCCCCAGGCGTGACTCCCGATCAAGCGCTCAAGGAAGTGAGCCAGGGCTCGCTACGCCCGGTCTACCTCGTGATGGGCGACGAGCGCTGGTACGTCGATCGCGTGGTCAGCGCGATCCGCGAAGCGGTGGCGAAGGGAGGCATCGCCGGCTTCAACGAGGACAAGTTCATGGCCGGCGAGGCCACGGTCGAAGCGGTCCTCGGCGCGGCGAAGATGCTGCCGATGATGGCCCCTCGCCGCTTCGTGCTCGCGCGCGGCCTGGAGCGCTGGGAGAAGAAGAGCGACGACGGCGATGAAGCTGCCGCCCCGGCGAAGAAGGGCGTCTCGAAGCAGCTCCCCCCGCTCGACGCCCTCGCGGAGTACGCCAAGACGCCCGCATCGACCGCCGTGCTGGTCCTCGTGGCGAGCAAGCTGCATGCGCAGCGGAAGCTGGTCACGCTGGCGAAGAAGTCGGACTTCCTTGTCGCGTGCGAGCAGCTCCCCAGGCGATCGCTGCCCGGGTTCATCAAGACGGTGGCGAAGGAGAAAGGCAACGCCATCTCAGGCGACGTCGCCGAGCACCTCGCCGAGATCGCGGGGCCAGAGCTGGGGTACGTCGTCGACGCGCTGGAGCGGCTCTCCCTCTTCGTGGGGGAGAAGCAGCCGATCACCGAGGAGGCCGTGGCCGAGATCGTGATCCGCGTCCGGCAGAGCACGACCTGGGAGCTTCTGGACGCCATCGGCCAGCGCCACCTCGACAAGGCGCTCGCGACCCTGGCCGACGTCTACGACCCGAGCGACCGAGGGCTGAAGCTCCTCGGCCTCGTGGCCTGGTCGGTGCGCGGGCTGGTGAAGTTCGACGCGGCGCTGGCCCTGGGTGTGTCGCCGCAAGAGGCGGCGCAGCGCGCGGGCGTCCCGCCCTTCAAGGCGGGCGAGATGGCGCAGACGGTGCGGCGGTTGCCGCCTGGGACGCTGCCCCGCTGGCTGCGCCTCCTGGCGGAGACCGACCTGGCGCTGAAGGGATCGAAGCGGCCTCCGCAGGCAATCCTGGAGACGATGCTGCTCGACATGTGCGCGAACTGAAGGCGGCCTCGCGCGAGCTGAAGGCGGCCTCGTGCGAGCTGAAGTCCGCTGTGTGCTCCGTCAGCCGAGGAGCGCGCCGAGCGCCTTGTCGGCGGTGAGATCCTGGAAGGCCTGTGTGGGGTTGCACGCGACGAGCGCGTCGAGCCCGTACTGCCCGGTCGCCACGGCGATGCAGTCGGCGCCGATGGCCTGCGCTGCGGCGACGTCCTTGGGCGTGTCGCCGATGACGACCACCCGGCAAGCGTCGACCGGCGCGCCGAGCGCCGCCGCCCCCCGCGACGCACCGATCCGCAGCAGCTCGTGGCGAACCTCGTGATCGCAGCCGTAGCCCCCGAACGAGAAGCGGTGGAACAGCCCGACCCGACCGAGCTTCAGCCGTGCCCCCGGGAGCACGTTGCCCGTCCCCAGCCCGATGGCGACGCCCGGGCGATTCGCGGTGGCCTCGAGGGCTTCGGCGATGCCCGGGTGGACACGGCAGTCGGAGTAGGGAAGCTCCTCCGCCAGGAGGGTGATGTACGTGCTGACGAGCCGATCGATCACCTCGTCGCTCGGCTCGTGCCCTGCGTTGAGGAGGGCCGTCCGGGCGATGGCCCGGTCGGTCATGCCAGCGAACGAGAAGTCACACACATCGCGTCGGTCGATGACCCGGAAGACGGCCTGCTCGAACGAGCGGCGCCCCGCGCCACCGGAGGAGATCAGGGTGCCGTCGATGTCGAAGAGGAGAACCGTGGGCTGCACGCGACCAGGGTACGTCGGGATGGCGCACGGCGCACCTCAGGCTTCTCCTGGCCTCTGCACCCGTCGACCCTGGCGGACGACGCCCTCATCCACGCGGCATTTCGCCTCATCCACGCAGCATTTCGCCTCATCCACACAGCGCCCTCAACGGAGGCCCAGCAGTGCGAGCCCCACGCAGAGCACCAGCGTGGTCGTCTCGATCCGTCGCGACCGCGTGGCGTTCAGGTGCTTGCGTGCGCGCTCACCGAGCAAGTTGCCTCCGAGCAGCGAGGCCGCGAGCATCGCCGAGGCCGCGAGCGTGGTTGCCGTCACCAGGCCACTCGCCCCGTACGCGAAGATGCGCCCCGCGTGCATCGCCGTGGTGGCCGCGGCGCCCGTCGCGACATACGCCGTCCCGGAGAGCCCCGTCGCCATCAGCACCGGCGCGAGCAGCAGACCGGCGCCACCCGACGTGGCCGACGCGGCGCCGATGCCGAAGCCCGCCGGCGTGAGCAGCGCAGGCGGCGGCTGGAAGTGCAAGAGATCCAGCGCGCGCGCCACCGCGAGCGCCGTGCTGCCTGCGAGGAGCCAGGCGAGCACCGTGGAAGGAATCGACGACACCAGGACACCGCCGATGAGGCTCCCCGGGACCGCGCCGAGCGCGAACGCCTTGGCCGTGCGCCGATCCACGTCACTCCAGTAGCGGTACGCGCGGTGGAAGTTGCCGATGAACAAGGCCGGCGCCGTGATCGCCAGCGCCTCGGCCGGACTCATGACGAGCGACAGCACCAGCAGGAGCAGCATGCCACCGCCCACCCCCGC is part of the Chondromyces crocatus genome and encodes:
- the holA gene encoding DNA polymerase III subunit delta; protein product: MTPDQALKEVSQGSLRPVYLVMGDERWYVDRVVSAIREAVAKGGIAGFNEDKFMAGEATVEAVLGAAKMLPMMAPRRFVLARGLERWEKKSDDGDEAAAPAKKGVSKQLPPLDALAEYAKTPASTAVLVLVASKLHAQRKLVTLAKKSDFLVACEQLPRRSLPGFIKTVAKEKGNAISGDVAEHLAEIAGPELGYVVDALERLSLFVGEKQPITEEAVAEIVIRVRQSTTWELLDAIGQRHLDKALATLADVYDPSDRGLKLLGLVAWSVRGLVKFDAALALGVSPQEAAQRAGVPPFKAGEMAQTVRRLPPGTLPRWLRLLAETDLALKGSKRPPQAILETMLLDMCAN
- a CDS encoding ABC transporter permease codes for the protein MWWATIIMALREIRRHKMRSILTGLGVVIGVGAVIMMVTVGSGATAQVTSDVSKMGNNMLTVMPGAMRRGPASSAAKPFQRSDADAISREANAVKAVAPTAAGMTLAVYGNKNYNTTVYGSTEAFFEIRGLNIATGRAFTGAELQGAAPTCVLGETVRKELFGSHDALGTSIRLGQLSCTVVGTIASKGQSTFGQDQDDLIVMPLTAYQRRIAGNNDVSSIVVSAKNDRSTTRAKTQIEGLMRERRRVAPGKDADFSVMDMKELSQALTSVTGTLTALLGAIAGVSLLVGGIGIMNIMLVSVTERTREIGIRLAIGARANEVLLQFLVEAVVLSLLGGSIGVALGLGGSFAATRALSLPFVVSPGIVVLAVSFSAAIGIAFGYLPARKAAQLNPIEALRHE
- a CDS encoding HAD family hydrolase — its product is MQPTVLLFDIDGTLISSGGAGRRSFEQAVFRVIDRRDVCDFSFAGMTDRAIARTALLNAGHEPSDEVIDRLVSTYITLLAEELPYSDCRVHPGIAEALEATANRPGVAIGLGTGNVLPGARLKLGRVGLFHRFSFGGYGCDHEVRHELLRIGASRGAAALGAPVDACRVVVIGDTPKDVAAAQAIGADCIAVATGQYGLDALVACNPTQAFQDLTADKALGALLG
- a CDS encoding ABC transporter ATP-binding protein; translated protein: MNPLIELTDVKRIYGRGDAEVRALAGVSLKIQEGEFVAVMGPSGSGKSTCMNILGCLDRPTSGSHRFRGVEVSTLSLDQLALLRRHYLGFVFQGFNLLSRTTAAENVELPLVYRRVPAGERRAKALKALADVGLTGREGHTPAELSGGQQQRVAIARAIVTNPAMLLADEPTGNLDTARKEEIMRLLIELNQSRGITVVMVTHEPDMAAYASRIVSFRDGLVERDEPGARAEVYR
- a CDS encoding sulfite exporter TauE/SafE family protein; translation: MLLWTLLLPSGVLAGALTTVAGVGGGMLLLLVLSLVMSPAEALAITAPALFIGNFHRAYRYWSDVDRRTAKAFALGAVPGSLIGGVLVSSIPSTVLAWLLAGSTALAVARALDLLHFQPPPALLTPAGFGIGAASATSGGAGLLLAPVLMATGLSGTAYVATGAAATTAMHAGRIFAYGASGLVTATTLAASAMLAASLLGGNLLGERARKHLNATRSRRIETTTLVLCVGLALLGLR
- a CDS encoding helicase-related protein — its product is MPDASPVTALLGPTNTGKTHRAIERMLGYDTGMIGLPLRLLAREVYDKITARLGESRVALVTGEEKRVPRNPSYWVCTVEAMPTDLEVDFLAVDEIQLASHDQRGHVFTERLLHARGLRETWFMGADTMRAAMTELLPAAKIQEHPRLSRLTGTGTTKLSRLPPRSAVVAFSMQEVYETAERLRALRGGAAVVLGALSPRTRNAQVALFQAGEVDYLVATDAIGMGLNLDVHHVAFTSLRKFDGREVRPLELAEMAQIAGRAGRYHTDGTFGAVAPVDMGPQVMAAIETHRFPPLRRLRWRNADLELGSIEALLASLTDRPRSRWLELAGDAEDAAALRKMVEDPEIRGRARGSEAVGLLWEVCRVPDFRKLLFESHIALLRELYQQLTGPRGRLDPDWMNARISELDVGAGDIDTLLTRIASIRTFTYIAHQGGWVEDAAGWQARTREIEDQLSDALHERLVQRFVERGNRRPGTRSSPGGGRATSASRGEREAEPGLVASSHPFARLAAMRVALSPQAEPPPDSSLEGWLEAVIAAPPEHFKLDARGRIAVELGARASAPEGATARPLGQLVRGTGLLLPEVRLTGLDELGPGMRARLLRRLLACARDLVEELLAPLRAPAARELEAAGRGILYQLEQGLGTALVTHATEQLTDLTERDREILGKLGVMLGEQLLYAPALLRPWAVERRAALCGAWFEGRARPPCPHPGTVSLPTPPGADAQAFMALGYPLFGSRALRADVAERIYQALTAGADSPTPASLARWIGCPVREVARVATALVGGAPGLSSSRGGPSRSSAS
- a CDS encoding YqjF family protein, coding for MDRISQALRPAGRPAGFQAWRSLLFLHWQVSMEALRPLLPPALSIDTYEGRAYVGVVPFTMRNVSPWWSPAVPGISHFHELNVRTYVHHEGRDPGVWFFSLDAAKLLAVLIARSGWHLPYFYADMELRTADRRVYYKSRRRWPTERPAEFEARYTIGEPLGASVPGSFEHFLAERYLLYADGGDGKLYTGQVHHHPYPLHRAEVHELRETMVLATGLPAPEGTPHALYSPGVDVDVYGLKALG
- a CDS encoding efflux RND transporter periplasmic adaptor subunit; the protein is MTRATAQPERPSTKQHTEPPQGDPEVLKTLGLPERPRRRWVKRVIVLAVVVLAIVGIGRWLKQRRLDAAQPRYEDAEVVRGDLAVTVTATGTLEGLNTVDVGAEVSGRVLKVLVDFNDQVEPGQLLAEIDPEPFQATVDESSARVASAGANLLQVKATLEEARAKLAQGEAQAAEGLISKQDLITLRATAARAEAALAGANADATLARAQMKNARTKLDRAKILSPFKGVVLSRQIEVGQTVTAGFQTPVLFKLAEDLTRMRLHVYVDEADVGQVREGQEATFTVDAYPGKTFASKVLSLRNEPKSDAGVVSYEAVLAVDNTALLLRPGMTATATVTTEARKDVMLVPNAALRFAPPTPGGPGGPGGPPGGGMKLAGPTIEGPRVWVLENDQPTPKPVTVGSTDGQRTEITSAAVQPGTRVLTDLAETSAP